In one window of Gossypium hirsutum isolate 1008001.06 chromosome A01, Gossypium_hirsutum_v2.1, whole genome shotgun sequence DNA:
- the LOC107916976 gene encoding protein NDR1 translates to MSDSDGGCCRCCCSFIFTLGLTALFMWLSLRTSNPKCSVENFYLPSLDTTLKNPNDTTLNLTLKLENTNKDKGIKYDAVKVTVSDSQNRNHVVANVSVPEFYQGHKKKAKKVGTGIANSTVASQVASINGKRVFWVDLSTSVKFKIMFWYTKRHKIRVGANVTVNATGVKDERKGIKLKSMAPRMGSFCVVMGSLLNFLVFSLLNF, encoded by the coding sequence ATGTCGGATTCCGATGGGGGATGTTGTCGATGTTGTTGTAGCTTCATCTTCACTTTGGGTCTAACAGCACTTTTCATGTGGCTAAGTCTACGTACTTCCAACCCTAAATGTTCTGTTGAAAATTTTTACTTACCTTCTCTAGATACAACCTTAAAGAACCCAAATGATACTACCTTAAACCTGACCTTAAAGCTAGAAAACACCAACAAAGATAAAGGGATTAAGTATGATGCTGTGAAAGTCACAGTTTCTGATTCTCAAAACAGAAATCATGTTGTAGCTAATGTTTCGGTGCCGGAGTTTTACCAGGGTCACAAAAAGAAGGCTAAAAAGGTTGGTACAGGGATAGCTAACTCGACGGTGGCTTCGCAGGTGGCTTCCATCAACGGGAAGAGGGTTTTCTGGGTGGATTTGTCGACTTCAGTGAAATTTAAGATCATGTTTTGGTATACAAAGAGGCATAAGATTAGGGTAGGAGCAAATGTGACGGTCAACGCTACCGGTGTTAAGGATGAACGTAAAGGGATCAAGCTTAAATCCATGGCGCCAAGGATGGGAAGTTTTTGTGTGGTGATGGGATCTTTGCTGAATTTCTTGGTCTTCAGTTTGCTTAATTTTTAG